In Malus sylvestris chromosome 16, drMalSylv7.2, whole genome shotgun sequence, the following are encoded in one genomic region:
- the LOC126608611 gene encoding pentatricopeptide repeat-containing protein At1g26460, mitochondrial-like: MASQMAILARTRTLAKILNPNPGFKSITTFTFLSQEPQLDVEPTHPIASTPLPPNPASGSPMYNENWRNPAPNSPMGQSPLPIGFLNQSPSARFQAMSQNLDAQSLMNEFAGWMTSQRWLDMKQLFEFWVRSLDKNGKPNKPDVSLYNHYLRANLMMGASPGTMLDLVAHMEDYGIMPNTASFNLVLKAMHQARETEAADKLLERMLQTGKESPPDEESYDLVIGMLLQMDQIDAALKYIDLNLKSGYMLSMPVFRECVRGCVNKGKLDTLVSIIDKCKSMDQNKALCPPWNLCNYIAEVALQEDNSKLAFHALEFMAKWIARGEQARPIVFLSADEGLLVSALATAGRTHNTTLLDASWAILLRSLRQKKVPNAESYRAKICALASLGSLQRAFSTLREYEAAYGNSDKEAEEELFSPFTSLYLLVVACSKGGFGTLDSVYYQLENLSRADPPYKSVAALNCIILGCANTWQIERAYQTFEAISSTFELTPDIHSYNALMYAFGKHKQTFEASRVFEHLVSVGVKPNAKSYSLLVDAHLINRDPKAAVLVIDDMVIAGFEPTKEMLKRVRRRCRRELDYESDDHVDTLAKRFKIVMGSENRRDWLFNLNYSTGYA; the protein is encoded by the exons ATGGCGTCCCAAATGGCGATCCTCGCGCGGACCCGAACGCTGGCCAAAATCCTAAACCCGAACCCGGGATTCAAGTCCATCACAACATTCACATTTCTCTCCCAGGAGCCTCAACTCGACGTCGAGCCGACTCACCCCATCGCCTCCACTCCTCTCCCTCCGAACCCCGCCTCCGGAAGCCCCATGTACAACGAGAACTGGCGGAATCCGGCACCCAACTCGCCCATGGGTCAGTCCCCGCTTCCCATCGGGTTCCTCAACCAGTCCCCGAGCGCCCGATTCCAGGCCATGTCGCAAAACCTAGACGCGCAGAGCCTAATGAACGAGTTCGCCGGTTGGATGACATCACAGCGATGGCTGGACATGAAGCAGCTGTTCGAGTTCTGGGTTCGGTCGTTGGATAAGAACGGGAAGCCGAATAAGCCCGATGTGAGCTTGTATAACCATTACTTGAGGGCCAATTTGATGATGGGAGCCTCGCCGGGGACGATGCTGGATCTTGTGGCGCATATGGAGGACTACGGCATCATGCCCAACACGGCGTCGTTTAATCTCGTCCTCAAGGCCATGCACCAGGCCAGAGAGACCGAGGCCGCAGATAAATTGCTCGAAAG GATGTTGCAGACGGGGAAGGAATCTCCGCCTGATGAAGAGTCATATGACTTGGTTATCGGCATGCTGTTGCAAATGGACCAGATTGACGCCGCCTTGAAATATATAGACTTGAATTTAAAATCTGGTTACATGCTGTCAATGCCGGTGTTTAGAGAATGTGTACGAGGCTGTGTCAATAAGGGAAAACTAGATACTTTGGTTTCAATTATCGACAAGTGCAAG TCAATGGATCAAAACAAAGCTCTTTGCCCTCCGTGGAACTTGTGCAACTACATTGCGGAAGTTGCTCTGCAAGAGGATAATAGCAAATTAGCATTTCATGCCCTGGAGTTTATGGCCAAATGGATTGCTAGGGGTGAGCAAGCAAGACctattgtttttctttctgcaGATGAAGGGCTGCTTGTGTCAGCACTTGCAACTGCCGGCAGGACACACAATACTACTTTACTGGATGCATCATGGGCAATCTTACTACGCTCGTTGCGCCAAAAGAAGGTTCCTAATGCAGAATCTTACCGTGCAAAGATATGTGCCCTTGCATCGCTAGGGAGTCTTCAAAGAGCTTTTAGTACTCTCCGTGAATATGAGGCTGCTTATGGTAATTCCGATAAAGAAGCAGAAGAGGAACTGTTCTCCCCATTTACTTCATTATATCTGCTGGTTGTTGCCTGCTCTAAGGGAGGTTTTGGAACTTTGGACTCG GTGTATTATCAATTAGAAAATTTGAGCCGTGCAGACCCTCCGTACAAATCTGTTGCTgcattgaattgcataatatTAGGTTGTGCAAATACCTGGCAGATTGAGCGTGCTTACCAGACCTTTGAGGCGATTAGTTCTACATTTGAATTGACCCCTGATATACATTCATACAACGCTCTCATGTATGCTTTTGGAAAGCACAAGCAG ACTTTTGAAGCTTCAAGAGTATTTGAGCACTTGGTTAGTGTGGGCGTCAAACCCAATGCAAAGTCGTACTCGTTACTTGTAGACGCTCATCTCATCAACAGAGATCCAAAAGCTGCGGTCTTGGTGATTGATGACATG GTAATTGCTGGTTTTGAACCAACGAAAGAAATGCTGAAAAGGGTCAGAAGAAGATGTAGGCGAGAGCTCGACTATGAGAGTGACGATCATGTTGATACCTTGGCCAAAAGGTTCAAAATTGTGATGGGTTCAGAGAATCGCAGGGACTGGCTGTTCAACCTCAACTACAGCACCGGATATGCCTAA
- the LOC126608555 gene encoding triose phosphate/phosphate translocator, chloroplastic-like has translation MASLINPVHSPIRTSQFSSLYLSSNKISPSFALLKVRSLSSRASSLAFSPLPEAVKPLPAVGFSGKGLKPSGWSQQLRRRGSVELLPVAKAAAADADGAEIEIADGYGKPTKSFSEKFPFLITGFFFFMWYLLNVIFNILNKKVYNYFPYPYFVSVIHLLVGVVYCLVSWSVGLPKRAPIDKEQLALLTPVAFCHALGHVMSNVSFAAVAVSFTHTIKALEPFFNASASQFVLGHHIPLSLWLSLAPVVIGVSMASLTELSFNWLGFGSAMISNIAFTYRSIYSKKAMTGMDSTNVYAYISIIALLVCIPPAILIEGPQLMQYGFKDAIAKVGLYKFVSDLFWIGMFYHLYNQLATNTLERVAPLTHAVGNVLKRVFVIGFSIVVFGNKISTQTGIGTAIAIAGVAIYSLIKANLEEQKRKAAAVSAS, from the exons ATGGCTTCATTGATCAACCCAGTTCATTCTCCAATCCGAACTTCTCAGTTTTCTTCGCTGTATTTATCGTCCAATAAGATTTCGCCTTCTTTTGCTCTGCTCAAAGTTCGCTCGCTTTCTTCCAGAGCTTCAAGCTTGGCCTTTTCTCCGTTGCCGGAGGCTGTAAAGCCTTTACCGGCAGTTGGGTTTTCCGGCAAGGGGTTGAAGCCTTCAGGGTGGAGTCAGCAGCTGAGACGGCGGGGCTCTGTTGAGTTGCTGCCGGTTGCTAAGGCTGCAGCTGCCGATGCTGATGGTGCTGAGATTGAAATTGCTGATGG GTATGGGAAGCCTACAAAGAGCTTTTCTGAGAAATTTCCTTTTCTGATCACcggtttctttttcttcatgtg GTACTTGTTAAATGTCATCTTCAACATACTCAACAAGAAGGTCTACAATTATTTCCCATATCCATA TTTTGTTTCTGTTATACACCTCCTTGTTGGAGTGGTGTACTGTCTCGTTTCTTGGTCAGTTGGGTTGCCGAAGCGCGCG CCGATTGACAAGGAGCAGTTGGCTCTGCTGACCCCAGTTGCATTCTGTCACGCCCTCGGACATGTCATGTCCAATGTTTCATTTGCAGCTGTGGCTGTTTCTTTCACACACACTATTAAAG CCCTGGAGCCGTTCTTCAATGCATCTGCTTCTCAGTTTGTTTTGGGGCATCACATTCCCTTGTCCCTGTGGCTATCATTGGCCCCTGTCGTGATCG GTGTGTCCATGGCATCATTGACTGAACTTTCTTTCAACTGGCTTGGCTTCGGCAGTGCGATGATTTCAAACATTGCTTTCACCTATAGAAGTATCTATTCAAAAAAAGCAATG ACAGGAATGGACAGTACAAATGTGTATGCTTACATTTCAATCATTGCTCTCTTGGTTTGCATCCCACCAGCAATTCTC ATTGAAGGGCCCCAACTGATGCAATATGGATTTAAGGATGCTATAGCGAAAGTAGGCCTCTACAAATTTGTCTCTGATTTATTCTGGATCGGAATGTTTTATCATCTGTACAATCAG CTTGCTACTAACACTTTGGAACGGGTTGCACCACTAACGCATGCAGTCGGAAATGTGTTGAAGCGTGTTTTCGTGATCGGGTTCTCCATTGTTGTGTTTG GCAACAAAATCTCTACACAAACTGGGATTGGAACTGCCATCGCAATCGCTGGTGTTGCCATCTACTCCTTAATCAAAGCAAACTTGGAAGAGCAAAAACGG AAGGCTGCTGCAGTTTCCGCATCATAG
- the LOC126606400 gene encoding uncharacterized protein LOC126606400 isoform X2 — MERSGGNGREEEEQDGMSVHSPCKPPPSSASSLPKVELELRLLEALEIYPPGKLKGIHRHFVLYGLMEFLRRSFDRHFSADEVLQLLERFYNLEMLKPDDEEMDFLNREEEFCLPQNFFVKEEP; from the exons ATGGAAAGGAGTGGTGGCAACGGCAgagaagaagaggaacaagACGGCATGTCCGTACACTCTCCTTGCAAACCTCCCCCTTCCTCTGCTTCTTCTCTCCCGAag GTTGAATTGGAGCTCAGGCTGTTGGAAGCTCTTGAAATTTATCCTCCCGGAAAATTAAAAG GCATACACCGCCATTTCGTGCTTTATGGTTTAATGGAATTTCTTCGAAGAAG CTTTGATCGACACTTCTCCGCTGACGAGGTTCTGCAGTTGCTAGAGAGGTTCTATAACTTGGAAATGCTG AAACCAGACGACGAGGAGATGGATTTCCTGAATCGCGAGGAAGAGTTTTGCCTGCCTCAAAATTTCTTCGTCAAGGAAGAACCATAA
- the LOC126606400 gene encoding uncharacterized protein LOC126606400 isoform X1, producing MERSGGNGREEEEQDGMSVHSPCKPPPSSASSLPKEESQVELELRLLEALEIYPPGKLKGIHRHFVLYGLMEFLRRSFDRHFSADEVLQLLERFYNLEMLKPDDEEMDFLNREEEFCLPQNFFVKEEP from the exons ATGGAAAGGAGTGGTGGCAACGGCAgagaagaagaggaacaagACGGCATGTCCGTACACTCTCCTTGCAAACCTCCCCCTTCCTCTGCTTCTTCTCTCCCGAag GAGGAATCACAGGTTGAATTGGAGCTCAGGCTGTTGGAAGCTCTTGAAATTTATCCTCCCGGAAAATTAAAAG GCATACACCGCCATTTCGTGCTTTATGGTTTAATGGAATTTCTTCGAAGAAG CTTTGATCGACACTTCTCCGCTGACGAGGTTCTGCAGTTGCTAGAGAGGTTCTATAACTTGGAAATGCTG AAACCAGACGACGAGGAGATGGATTTCCTGAATCGCGAGGAAGAGTTTTGCCTGCCTCAAAATTTCTTCGTCAAGGAAGAACCATAA
- the LOC126606399 gene encoding 14-3-3-like protein GF14 iota, producing MASPKKERETQVYLAKLAEQAERYEEMVECMKKVAKLDLELTVEERNLLSVGYKNVIGARRASWRIMSSIEQKEESKGNEHNVKLIKGYRVKVEEELSKICDDILSIIDKHLIPSSSSGEATVFYYKMKGDYYRYLAEFKTDQDRKEAAEQSLKGYEAASATANKDLPSTHPIRLGLALNFSVFYYEIMNSPERACHLAKQAFDEAIAELDTLSEESYKDSTLIMQLLRDNLTLWTSDLPEDGGDDNFKGEESKPAAEPATAK from the exons ATGGCGTCGCccaagaaggagagagagaccCAGGTTTACTTGGCCAAGCTCGCCGAGCAGGCCGAGCGATACGAAG AAATGGTTGAGTGTATGAAGAAAGTTGCGAAACTTGACCTTGAGCTGACTGTAGAGGAGAGGAATCTTCTTTCTGTGGGATACAAAAATGTCATAGGTGCTCGAAGGGCCTCTTGGCGCATCATGTCTTCCATTGAGCAAAAGGAAGAGTCTAAGGGAAATGAGCACAATGTCAAACTGATCAAGGGTTACCGGGTGAAGGTGGAGGAGGAACTCTCCAAGATTTGCGATGACATTCTGTCAATCATAGACAAGCACCTGATCCCCTCTTCCTCCTCTGGAGAGGCCACTGTTTTCTACTACAAGAT GAAAGGTGACTATTATCGGTACCTTGCTGAGTTCAAGACCGATCAGGACAGAAAAGAGGCAGCTGAGCAGTCACTCAAGGGATACGAG GCTGCATCAGCCACTGCAAACAAAGATCTCCCTTCAACCCACCCAATCCGTCTTGGTCTAGCCCTCAACTTCTCTGTCTTCTACTATGAGATTATGAATTCTCCCGAGAG GGCTTGCCATTTGGCTAAACAGGCATTTGATGAGGCAATTGCAGAGTTGGACACCTTGAGTGAGGAGTCATACAAGGACAGCACCCTTATCATGCAATTGTTGAGAGACAACCTCACTCTCTGGACCTCTGATTTGCCTGAAGACGGAG GTGATGACAACTTCAAAGGTGAAGAATCCAAGCCTGCCGCCGAACCCGCAACTGCTAAG TAA
- the LOC126607796 gene encoding F-box protein At2g26160-like: protein MDSNKKPCVWVSEWASLPLPAIFLILNKLFEQIDHVRFAVVCKDWRSLSKEYNQATQRWRNILPMLLIPSECHGKSSLTTRKLVYSISQGKILDDHKLRVPFSKRCCGSSHGWVATIEYQTDQGLIIALRNSFRKAWSIYLPPLDAKVPEGNTGYHEFYVPKIVLSSDPALDPKNYVAAAICGSNCILAFTKRGQTHWTYIKRKSFLFDVIFHKGHACTVGKLRTIVSWDVASLDCNPLCPPKAKILSPRNPSYQHLKAYLVELTNEDLLYVRRLYKATTDGATTTGFRVYKCVFNHQDGTIADYVEVKSIGDETLFVGDNHSLSILASNIPTCLPNSIYFTDDLAPSFGRFKTSDGTRPSDDMGIFNLEDGTITQHYSLDSRLRGYIPPAIWVVPPFDGLC from the coding sequence ATGGACTCTAATAAGAAGCCATGCGTATGGGTTTCCGAATGGGCGAGTCTTCCTCTACCTGCCATCTTTCTGATACTGAACAAGCTCTTTGAGCAGATTGACCATGTTCGTTTCGCCGTCGTTTGCAAGGACTGGCGTTCTCTCTCAAAAGAATATAATCAAGCAACGCAGCGGTGGCGTAACATTCTTCCCATGCTCTTGATCCCCAGCGAATGCCACGGCAAGAGCAGCCTCACCACCCGAAAACTAGTCTACAGCATCTCTCAAGGAAAAATCCTCGACGACCATAAGCTGCGAGTGCCTTTTAGTAAGAGGTGTTGTGGCTCCAGCCACGGTTGGGTGGCCACAATCGAATACCAAACTGACCAAGGTCTCATCATAGCACTCCGCAACTCTTTCCGAAAAGCGTGGTCCATCTATCTCCCTCCCTTGGATGCCAAGGTACCCGAAGGCAACACGGGATATCATGAGTTTTACGTTCCAAAGATTGTCTTATCTTCTGATCCCGCTTTGGACCCCAAAAATTATGTGGCTGCGGCAATCTGCGGTAGCAATTGCATCTTGGCTTTCACCAAGAGAGGCCAAACGCACTGGACTTATATCAAGCGAAAGTCTTTCTTGTTTGATGTTATTTTTCATAAAGGCCACGCTTGCACGGTTGGAAAATTGAGAACTATCGTGTCGTGGGATGTGGCTAGCCTCGATTGTAATCCTTTGTGTCCTCCAAAAGCAAAGATACTTTCGCCTCGAAATCCATCCTACCAGCATCTCAAGGCCTATCTTGTGGAACTGACGAATGAAGATCTATTGTACGTCCGAAGACTTTATAAGGCAACCACAGATGGTGCCACCACTACAGGCTTCAGGGTGTACAAGTGTGTGTTCAACCACCAAGACGGAACGATTGCAGACTACGTTGAGGTAAAAAGCATCGGAGACGAGACTCTATTTGTGGGCGACAATCACTCACTCTCTATTTTGGCCTCCAACATACCTACATGCTTGCCGAACTCCATATACTTCACGGACGATCTAGCACCATCATTTGGCAGGTTTAAAACATCTGATGGAACAAGACCAAGTGATGATATGGGTATCTTTAACTTGGAGGACGGAACCATCACACAGCATTACTCTCTAGATTCAAGATTGCGAGGGTACATACCACCCGCGATTTGGGTAGTGCCGCCCTTTGATGGACTCTGCTAG
- the LOC126606415 gene encoding F-box/LRR-repeat protein At3g26922-like isoform X2, translated as MARNRGDCISRLQDEIISVHILTKLTINQAAATSILSRKWRNLWTLMPSVEINDQGEQEEQGEPGEEENRENAFYARMQGLLSHPAAAATPLQGFSLVCEEWTRAEEMTRLIRIALHHRRAKKLKVDVAPAWEGGNLILPDIVYTSPDLLALNISKVIVQMPAGAVFISLKSLTVDITHQSDPSLQNFYHRCPVLEELAFEGRIDEFPDVEQHFRVSSESLKLFSLRLHSDFNYEKYYDVDLDIYKFSIRAPKLKHLVLDENILASYAIEASENLVGADISTGWDDDLSYPGATDLFLARVFKLMEGLKHVQTLELNERTMAALGMAFNRLCLIDDEGDQDSDDEEEHLIDDEGDQDGDEEEEHLRAEKDVWSLVEKKMGTFPLLTNLKLRIGNNLGWAVFPYLLKSCTALKSLVLEMVVMDGVEEGFAWNPPSAKPACLEESIERVQLRGFEEQGERVLQYFQEINGRNPFELIVL; from the exons CCCTGATGCCGTCTGTGGAGATTAATGATCAAGGGGAACAAGAAGAGCAAGGGGAGCCAGGGGAGGAAGAGAACCGAGAGAATGCCTTCTATGCCAGGATGCAGGGTCTTCTCAGCCATCCGGCGGCAGCGGCAACACCACTACAAGGGTTTAGCTTGGTTTGTGAGGAGTGGACGAGAGCTGAAGAAATGACCAGGTTGATCCGGATAGCACTACACCATCGTCGTGCCAAGAAGTTAAAGGTTGATGTTGCTCCAGCTTGGGAGGGAGGCAACCTAATTTTGCCGGATATTGTATACACCTCACCTGACCTTTTGGCACTCAATATAAGTAAGGTGATAGTTCAGATGCCAGCTGGTGCCGTCTTCATCTCTCTCAAGTCTTTGACAGTGGATATAACCCACCAATCAGATCCATCCCTGCAGAATTTCTACCATAGGTGTCCGGTACTTGAGGAGCTGGCTTTTGAAGGGAGGATAGACGAATTTCCAGATGTTGAGCAGCATTTCAGGGTGAGCTCAGAGAGTTTGAAACTCTTTTCGTTGAGGCTCCATTCAGATTTCAACTATGAAAAGTACTACGACGTGGACCTggatatatacaaatttagtatTAGGGCACCTAAATTGAAGCATCTGGTATTAGACGAAAACATTTTGGCGTCTTACGCAATTGAGGCCTCAGAAAATCTAGTTGGAGCAGACATAAGTACAGGCTGGGATGATGACCTCAGCTATCCGGGAGCTACTGATTTATTCCTGGCAAGGGTGTTTAAGCTAATGGAGGGGCTGAAACATGTTCAGACGCTCGAGCTGAACGAGCGTACGATGGCG GCACTGGGGATGGCCTTTAATAGGCTGTGCCTCATTGACGATGAAGGTGACCAAGATAGTGATGATGAAGAGGAGCACCTGATTGACGATGAAG GTGACCAAGATGGTGATGAAGAAGAGGAGCACCTGAGGGCTGAAAAGGATGTGTGGTCGCTTGTTGAGAAGAAGATGGGTACCTTTCCTTTGCTAACAAATCTGAAACTGCGGATTGGTAACAACCTTGGGTGGGCTGTCTTTCCGTATCTCCTGAAGAGTTGCACTGCACTGAAAAGTTTAGTGCTGGAAATG GTGGTGATGGATGGCGTTGAAGAAGGCTTTGCATGGAATCCTCCATCGGCTAAACCAGCATGCTTGGAAGAAAGCATCGAGCGGGTTCAGCTACGAGGATTTGAAGAACAAGGAGAAAGGGTCCTTCAGTATTTTCAAGAAATCAATGGAAGAAATCCATTCGAGCTTATAGTCCTCTGA
- the LOC126606415 gene encoding F-box/FBD/LRR-repeat protein At5g22700-like isoform X1 → MARNRGDCISRLQDEIISVHILTKLTINQAAATSILSRKWRNLWTLMPSVEINDQGEQEEQGEPGEEENRENAFYARMQGLLSHPAAAATPLQGFSLVCEEWTRAEEMTRLIRIALHHRRAKKLKVDVAPAWEGGNLILPDIVYTSPDLLALNISKVIVQMPAGAVFISLKSLTVDITHQSDPSLQNFYHRCPVLEELAFEGRIDEFPDVEQHFRVSSESLKLFSLRLHSDFNYEKYYDVDLDIYKFSIRAPKLKHLVLDENILASYAIEASENLVGADISTGWDDDLSYPGATDLFLARVFKLMEGLKHVQTLELNERTMAALGMAFNRLCLIDDEGDQDSDDEEEHLIDDEGDQDGDDEALIDDEGDQDGDEEEEHLRAEKDVWSLVEKKMGTFPLLTNLKLRIGNNLGWAVFPYLLKSCTALKSLVLEMVVMDGVEEGFAWNPPSAKPACLEESIERVQLRGFEEQGERVLQYFQEINGRNPFELIVL, encoded by the exons CCCTGATGCCGTCTGTGGAGATTAATGATCAAGGGGAACAAGAAGAGCAAGGGGAGCCAGGGGAGGAAGAGAACCGAGAGAATGCCTTCTATGCCAGGATGCAGGGTCTTCTCAGCCATCCGGCGGCAGCGGCAACACCACTACAAGGGTTTAGCTTGGTTTGTGAGGAGTGGACGAGAGCTGAAGAAATGACCAGGTTGATCCGGATAGCACTACACCATCGTCGTGCCAAGAAGTTAAAGGTTGATGTTGCTCCAGCTTGGGAGGGAGGCAACCTAATTTTGCCGGATATTGTATACACCTCACCTGACCTTTTGGCACTCAATATAAGTAAGGTGATAGTTCAGATGCCAGCTGGTGCCGTCTTCATCTCTCTCAAGTCTTTGACAGTGGATATAACCCACCAATCAGATCCATCCCTGCAGAATTTCTACCATAGGTGTCCGGTACTTGAGGAGCTGGCTTTTGAAGGGAGGATAGACGAATTTCCAGATGTTGAGCAGCATTTCAGGGTGAGCTCAGAGAGTTTGAAACTCTTTTCGTTGAGGCTCCATTCAGATTTCAACTATGAAAAGTACTACGACGTGGACCTggatatatacaaatttagtatTAGGGCACCTAAATTGAAGCATCTGGTATTAGACGAAAACATTTTGGCGTCTTACGCAATTGAGGCCTCAGAAAATCTAGTTGGAGCAGACATAAGTACAGGCTGGGATGATGACCTCAGCTATCCGGGAGCTACTGATTTATTCCTGGCAAGGGTGTTTAAGCTAATGGAGGGGCTGAAACATGTTCAGACGCTCGAGCTGAACGAGCGTACGATGGCG GCACTGGGGATGGCCTTTAATAGGCTGTGCCTCATTGACGATGAAGGTGACCAAGATAGTGATGATGAAGAGGAGCACCTGATTGACGATGAAGGTGACCAAGATGGTGATGATGAAGCTCTGATTGACGATGAAGGTGACCAAGATGGTGATGAAGAAGAGGAGCACCTGAGGGCTGAAAAGGATGTGTGGTCGCTTGTTGAGAAGAAGATGGGTACCTTTCCTTTGCTAACAAATCTGAAACTGCGGATTGGTAACAACCTTGGGTGGGCTGTCTTTCCGTATCTCCTGAAGAGTTGCACTGCACTGAAAAGTTTAGTGCTGGAAATG GTGGTGATGGATGGCGTTGAAGAAGGCTTTGCATGGAATCCTCCATCGGCTAAACCAGCATGCTTGGAAGAAAGCATCGAGCGGGTTCAGCTACGAGGATTTGAAGAACAAGGAGAAAGGGTCCTTCAGTATTTTCAAGAAATCAATGGAAGAAATCCATTCGAGCTTATAGTCCTCTGA